Genomic segment of Gouania willdenowi chromosome 17, fGouWil2.1, whole genome shotgun sequence:
atattaaattaataaataaatgaaaaacggTGAATATCCTGTTCTCAGACAAGCATACGGACCTGCACGTGCGCACGTGGCGTGGGTGTGGCGTCTGCAGACGTGTTAACGCATTAACGTGACTTGTGTCCGTGTACCCATTCTATGGAAAATGTAGATGTAGTGTCAGACGTTGGTTAGATTGCAGAGGTCTTTGCAGGTGCAGGGTATGCGTTTGAGTGACAGGTGCACATTAATTTAGAATGGGTCCACCCCCAATAGCGTGTGCGTGgtcagctgaagttgtttttaaaatgtgcacataattagatttatacattttgatattgttctctatacctctgttaataaaggtccctgtgtgacatttgaCATGTGGCTTTAACTGACTTGCCTTTTTTTAAGGGTTTGTCTCTATGCTATAATAGAGAGCACCACTCCTGCCTACTTTAGTGGATATGCAATTACACTTTACTTTAGTACATGACCCCCCCGGCATTGCACCCGGGCACGCCCCACTATTTGAGAAGGGCTGATCTAAGCAGGGAAAGAAGGAAGAGGGAACAAGGAGGAGCTGATTAAGCAGCAGCGTGCTCACAGCACACACAGTGATGTGGAAGTGAATTACAAAGCCGTTTGAGACAGGAAGCCTGATATTTTAATGGTCGATGACCTCGAATACATCGACCAATCGGGGCAGCACTGTATTTAATAACATCTGAATACATAGAAGGTATGTCCTCATTGATGAATAAGCAAATACCACTGGTGAGAAACCACATTAAagatattgtgtgttttaaaaaaaaattaaataataagcATTTTTACATCCTGCTGTTTGAGAGTTTGATTAAACCATAACtttaaaaaatccataaaatacatgaaatacagACTGAAACACCAGTTAGGATTTTCATGTTGGAGTCAAAGAAGTAGAAACATTGTctgagttttattataatccTGTGTTTTTTGTCTACCTTCAGGTTCCCATTCTGTTCCAAAAACAGATCCAACACAAAAACTTGTGCTGGCTGCCTTCATGCCCAAAGTTCAGCTGCACAGATTACAGCTTCAGCAGCCGTCACCTATTCATTGCGTTTCCAGTGAGAGGAAAAATGTGcagcagctgctcccagagcaTCTCGACATAAAGGAGGAAACAGAAATGCTCAGTGAAGGTCAAGAGGGAGACCACCTTTGTAGGCAGCAGGAGACAAATGGGCTTGTTCTGTTCAATGATcaatgtgaagatgaagaggagatgATACACCGGAGACAACAaccagaaatcaacattaaggaggaaccttcaaccTCCAGTTTAGATGTATTAATGAAGAGACAAACTGTAGGAATTAACAACAAAGAACCAGAAGCAGCAGGAAACCCAGATTCACGCAGTTTAGTTCTACAAGGTGCTGATGGAATGGAAACAGACTCATCTCAGGCTGGGGATGGTAACAATGATGATGGAGACGGTGATTGTTGGCAGAAACCTCTGTCAGTCTCTGAAGTTGAGACCAATGACTTTGACTCCACCAGTAAAAAGAGGAAGATATCTGACTCAAATACAAATGCTGAAATGGAATGTAAAGCTGCCAAATCACAGATGATTTTATTTCAGCAGATTCGTGCAAACAAAGttcaagaaaaactgaaatctgAATCACTTAAGACTTCCAATGCATGTGTGGATGATGAGACAGTGACATTCAATACAGATTCAACTGTTACTGACTACACAGGAGAAAGACCCTTCAAATgtaatgtttgtagtaaatgttttaaagaaaagCATAAACTGATGATCCACAAGAGAATCCACACTGGGGAGAAACccttcaaatgtgatgtttgtagtaaatgttttatccaAAAGTGTTACCTAAATTCACACATGAGAAatcacacaggagaaaaaccttTCCAATGCgatttttgtggtaaatgtttcAAAGACAAGCCTAAGCTGATGATTCACAAGAGACTCCACACAGGGGAGAGACCCTTcagatgtgatgtttgtggtaaaTGTTTTGTCCAAAAGTGTGCCCTACAGTCACACATGAGAagtcacacaggagagaaacctttcaaatgtgatttttgtagtaaatgtttcaaAGAAAGGTCTAACCTGACAGTCCACTTGAGAACCCACACAGGAGAGAGAcctttcaaatgtgatgtttgtggtaaaGGTTTTGTACAAAACTCTTCACTGAAGATACACAGTAgagtccacacaggagagaaacctttcaaatgtgatttttgtagtaaatgttttaaggaAAAGACTAAGCTGAAGTTTCATATTAaagtccacacaggagagagacctttcaaatgtgatgtttgtagcaAATGTTTTATACAAAACTCTACGCTGAAGGTCCACAGTAgagtccacacaggagagaaacctttcATATGTGATTAATGAAGTAATTGTTGTAATTGTATTCACTTCGTTAGACACATCATAATCCACTCTtgaaaaaaacgtaatagatgTGATATTTGCTACAAAATTTAAAGGCTAACCTGGATATGTAAATGACAAGCGACACACGAGAAACCCTTTGGGTACGATAATATGGTAAATATATCTATTCATTTGTCCGAagaaaatacttattttgtattaaattttggttactgtttttgttttaattgttttgttagATAAATTGGTTTTGGTAGTTAAAGGAAACATTTTGTATACATTATTTTACCTTTGAAAATTGAAGCCTCATCTGTGTTATTTTGAAATAACTTTTGCCAATGCGTTACAATCTGTCAGTTGTGCCTGATTGAAGAATTTAGTTTAATCCCGTGAGAATTCTTAATCTGGAACATTAAATCATGTTTTGGTAAATATATATTAGAAGAAATGCTAAGACTTTGGTTTTTGTATCTGCAttacataaaaacattaaaaaaaatcaaaaatgttgTTTGATGTTATGTTGCTTCAGAAATGAATTGTTGAAATTGAATTTGATATAATGGAAAATGAAACAGTTTTACATTTTGGGAATAGCTTTTTTACACGAGGGACCGCGCAAGACATAATTCATTCTGGCCCTTGTAGATACATTAATTCTCCTTTCATATACttaaattttcactcgcacatgCATACATAGTCAAGGTTCTTTATTCGGCATTTCAGTGCACTTTAGTACAAATGTTTTTCTCAGCCATTTGATGCACACAACAGTCAAACAATAGGTACGGACAAGACATCAGACATAGTGTGCCAACAGACAATGTTCAAAAAGCAAGAGGATAGCGCTATAGAGTTCAAGGAGGGGTAGTGGGGGGCAATGTGTCCTTATATGTTTAGGGCCCTGATTGCTCATGGGAATAAACTGTTGAAATGTCTAGCAGCTCATTTCTAAACACATATGTATGGGAAAAAAAAGCGTAAGCCACTTGTAAGTAATGTTTGGGAGAATGTGCGTATCCCTaaggcagctctgaccctgccgtatGCACAAAATTAggagaaacgggaaactccgACCCCAACGggaaggatgaaattaaagacatcCATGTAAAATTGAtacctttgtgtgaaataatcaaatattACAGATTTCACAACACATATCATATATGAAGGGTATACTTGCAAAAACAAAGGACATTATATTGACGTCCCAGGGAGTGAGTGACATGCATACGCCTACAAGTATAGTTCTATATTAATATTAGTAATTGAAGACTCCTTAGAGAGCGGCTCTTCAGAGACCAGCGAGACCTATTTACAGGACCACGCTCATGAGGACAAGGCTTCTCAGGGAGAGTGGACGAGGTGCTGTGGAGCCCCCAGCCTCACACACCACACCACCGACCGAGTTAACACCCTgggactgaaaaaaaaagtgttttacttgaaatgtaactattgtgaatTTCATTTCAAAGGTGTTTTACTACATGCTCATTTTTACTATTTGAAACAAGGAAATATAATTCAATCCTTGTAGTGGAGATAATGATGATAGCTCAGGCTAGGCACTGGTTCTATGTTATGCACTAGGTTCACACCAGGGTGTCGGCCAGAACACCACTTAAGGCCACCGTTCGAAGTATAATGGAGAAAAGAGCCGAGAGAGGTTTCAGGCTTAACTTCTTCGTTACTTGATttacatgcgtgtgtgtgtgtgtggtttctaTAAAGACAGAATAACAAAGTGCTAAGGTGGAGTTGAGGTTGCTGGAGTGGAATGGTCCACATCTTCTCCCGAAGGAAGTGCGGGAAGCACCACCAGCCGGGCAACCGGC
This window contains:
- the LOC114479761 gene encoding zinc finger protein 2-like codes for the protein MELQAFKNDCGPKKNVVFERHELWCHQRTSGTPVDRFITELRQKSKDCEFGMIENDMLRDKLVFSITDSHLKARLLQESGLTLHRAIEICRATEQEKTPSQAMNTEHGAGEVPLDAEMKSILPDQRLHHNTRKHVGSHSVPKTDPTQKLVLAAFMPKVQLHRLQLQQPSPIHCVSSERKNVQQLLPEHLDIKEETEMLSEGQEGDHLCRQQETNGLVLFNDQCEDEEEMIHRRQQPEINIKEEPSTSSLDVLMKRQTVGINNKEPEAAGNPDSRSLVLQGADGMETDSSQAGDGNNDDGDGDCWQKPLSVSEVETNDFDSTSKKRKISDSNTNAEMECKAAKSQMILFQQIRANKVQEKLKSESLKTSNACVDDETVTFNTDSTVTDYTGERPFKCNVCSKCFKEKHKLMIHKRIHTGEKPFKCDVCSKCFIQKCYLNSHMRNHTGEKPFQCDFCGKCFKDKPKLMIHKRLHTGERPFRCDVCGKCFVQKCALQSHMRSHTGEKPFKCDFCSKCFKERSNLTVHLRTHTGERPFKCDVCGKGFVQNSSLKIHSRVHTGEKPFKCDFCSKCFKEKTKLKFHIKVHTGERPFKCDVCSKCFIQNSTLKVHSRVHTGEKPFICD